The genomic region TGCTCAACAACTGCCTGGAATAGCCATGCTCTACAAGCCATGTCGCAAACAGCAATCCGTTCTTTTGCCCAGATTGAAGCATTTGGTTTATTTTTTTTCCTTTTAGTACACTCATAGTTTACTTGCTGTCATTAAAACCAACTGCAAAGGTACAAAAGACTTTGGTGATTACAGCCTAACGGTTGAATTATTTTCCTGAAAGTAAACTAATAGTTGACCTACAGGATAAAATTACAACCATTGTGAGAAAAAGGAGGATGAAATGGAACATGAAGACATTCCCAACATATTGTATGAAACTGGCTTTTACCATAAGTCTCGCTTCTGCAACATTTCATCTATCTCTTCTCGAAGGAAAAGTAATCGGCCATTGGCTTTAAGATAAGGGATTTTCCCTGCCCAAACCCAGTTGTAAATGGTTTTTTGCTCTACCTTCAAGATTTTGGAGACATCTATGATGTCCAAGTATTCCGGTTTCAATGGAGGACGGATTGTTGTATCTATTTCCTGTTCCCGCAGGACAAGCAGACGGTCGAGCTTGTCTTCCACATTCTTCAGTTTATCAAACAGGCGTTTCTGCCATGTGTCTTCAGGCTGATGGTCTAAGTACGGCATAGTTCCCCTTTTTGATAGTTACCATTGGTATCTTGTGCCAAGATACGTTGTTCTTTCATATAGGCAATATATTTCTTCGCAGTTCTTTCTTTGATTTCCATTTCACGCATCAGAATCTCACACAGTTCTTGGTATGAGAGTTTGAGAGAACTTCGGAAAGCCTCTTTAACAACACCAATAAGTTCATCGGTCTTGCGCTTTTCCTTGTCCTCCTTGGACTTCTCGCCGTGATAGACGTGCATATCCTCTGCCTTGTCCCAGCCGAAAAGCATCATCGGCACATCCAACGGACTTCCGTCACGGACTTTCAGAGCTTTCACCACTGAGTATTCGGGATTGTCGTCTTTCTCAATGGAGAGAATGCCTGCCGCCTTGCGTTGCAGCTCCGAGCCGATATGCCCGCGAAGTTTGATACCGTTCGGCACGAAGTGTAGCACGCAGATGATACAGGTATTGTATATCCCTGCCAAGCGATAAAGCTCGTCAACGATGGCAATGCTCTCCGTCTCATCATTGGCTGATCGTATCAGGTCGGCAATGCCGTCAATCACCACGAGATGGATGCCTCCATGCTTGTGATGAAACAAATCCATACTCTCACGGATAAGTTTCAGTCGGTCTTTACGGGAGAGCGAAGCCAGATATAGGGAGTGGTAAAACTCTGGTACGGTTTTCAATGAAGCACGTTGTAAGGTCTTACCCAAATTTTTGTGCAGTTGTGCCTCGGACTGTTCCGTATCATAGTGTAATACCGCCAAACCATTAGGGTTGGGCGTAATTTCCAATCCCAATGTCCTCTCGGCAGGTAACCGTTCTGTTCCTAATGTTCCGGTAAGAATGGCAGCCACATAATTGCTTTTGCCCGTTCCTTCACCACCTGTGATACAAAACAAGTTGCCCTGTGTACCAAGTGGCACTCCATTCACTGCTACAACGGACATTGAAGCGTCAGGAGGATTGTCATAGTCTATTTCACATGAACGTAACATCATGATGGTCTGTGTATAAATTTGGGAGAGCATGGCTGACAGCAACCCTCTCAATTCTTTTTCAGTATGCCCTAAGGCAAAGTAATCGGATATGTCTTTCTCGCTTTTGATGCCCTGAAGGGGGAGCGTCAGGGTAAGTACCTTATAAGCGGACAGGACTTCCGTTTGCCGTTCAGCCTCCCTGAGTCCGGTCTCGTCCGTATCGTATAAGAGAATGATGTGGCGAAAACGAAGCAGCAGGCTCTCGATTATGCTTTCCGGGATTTGTGCAGTCTCGCTGTTGAAACAGATGGCATTGAAATGATGGGCGGAGAGGGAAAGCACATCTTTTTCTCCACCCGTGATGAAGAGTATGTCGCCCTTGTTGGGCAGCTGCTCGAATCCGAACACATAATCTTCTGCCTTTTCTCCTCCATACAAGAACCGCATTTTACTGAATGGACGGTACACTTTAACAAAATTCCTCATGGAATAGCAGAACATAGGTTCTTCCGAAGAAGAATGAATGGTATATGCCTTTCCTTGGTTTGAAACCGACTCAAAACGGGCTATGGACTTGACCTGAAAGCGCTGCAGGGTTTTCGTTCCGATACCATACCGTGCCCAAAATCCAAGTTCGTTATCCTTGTAAGATTGTTCTGCGATCCTGAACCATTTCTTGGAGCCTGCCTGCTTACTGGCATTCATGGATATGGGAGGTTTGGGAGGAATATTGGCATTCGACTTGCTTTTCTCGCTCCAATCATGGTACGGTAATGGAATGTTCAGTTGCAGGTCATTGATAATCATCTTCAATACCCTCATAAAGTCTCTCTGCATATCCAAGCCTTGTATTGCGGCTGCGAACCAAAAGCAATCGCCGGAATACATTTCGTTACCGAAGTCTTTCATCCGATAGCACTTCGATCTCGTGTCAAAATAGATATTGCAGGAAGCCCGTCTGTCCTCATATAGTGGATTTCGAAAATTCCGTTTCGGAACAAAGTCAATCGGCATATAGAAACTGAAGATCTCCAATCCCCTGTTTGTATGTTCCAAGATTTCTTCCTTAATGTTCATAGTTCCTCAAACAAAATTTGTGAGTCTCCCATATAGCCTTTCAATATACCGTCTTTGTAGGCATTGAGCCTTTGAAGGGCTTCCACCCTGCGAAAGCCTTTGAAGGAAGCGCGTCCCGTCTTGATTGCAATGTACAGTCCTTTGAAGGGATAGACCACGTGATTGCAGGAAACATAACGGTAAGGGACAACCTTGCTGTCTCTCCATCGCGCAAGTGAAGCTCTGGATATGCCGAGAAGTCGCAGGACATCAGAAGAATTCAGCTCAATCTTTTCTTCCAACACGGCATAGTCCTGTTTCAGTTCAAGGATGAAGCCTGTAATCCGTTCCATATTTTCTTTCAAGGAATGTATTTCTTCCAAAAGGGCGGAAGGAAGCATGTTATTCTCTGTCATCACGCATCAGTTTTTGGATAAGTTCCTCAATAGCTGCCATTAAATCACGAAATGTAGATAGGTTGTCTTGCTTTTTTACTATACGGTTGGCAAGAAGTATGATATGTTGAATCATTCTTTTGTGATCTACCTGACAGAGCCTGTTCAACAAAAAGATGAGGTCTTCTTTCTCAATTGTGAAGAAACGATGGTCTTTGTCTTCGGTGGTATGTACCAAAGATTCTATCATTCCTTTGGGAAGATGCAAAAGAAGTACATCCATGTCGAATGCGGAGGCGCATTTGGTATAGGTGTCAATTCTCAAATCTGTCTGCATCTTGCAATGCTTCCTGAAATTGGAATTCTCCATGCCGGCAACTTGGGCTCTCATCTTGCTGTTATCGCAAGAAGACAGCATGATTTCAAGAGTGGGAAGCACGATAAACAAGCGTCCCTCTCCCTTTTGAGGTATCATCTTCTTATCCATATTTGTTTGTTAATTTGATTTATAGGTGCAAAGTTCCAAAGAAATAAACCTTTTTTAAGAATATTGGATTGCCAATGTTGGCAATATGATACCATTTGTATCTTTTATTGTTTCACACACGGATAGACCGTCAGTGCACGGTGCAAGTCCCTTTTATATATAAGGGCTTGCACCGTGCACTGAAATTGTAGCCGGAATCTTTCTAAAAGATTTTCAATCAAATATTTGGCGGCAGTTCATATTTTTTGTACCTTTGAACGCGATAAATACAAGTGTGTATTTCTCATAACAGTATCTATGGGTACTCTCAAAATACTCTCTTGTGGCTACAATTTGGTTACAGAGAGAAAACAGGAAAGTATAAATTGCTATGATACAAGGAGTTGAGAAAAAGGTTCATTTTCCTCTCTCTCCGCAAACAAGGGTGTAAATCAACGAATTACGTGATTTACACCCTTTATTACACCCAAAAATTCATTGTCTTAGAAACTTATCGCACTTTTTTTATTACAATATTCGTTTGTATTCGTGAAAGTAATAACTATTACACACAAATATGATTTACGGATATATCAGAGTTAGCAGCGATAAGCAAACAGTGGAAAATCAACGCTTCGAGATTAGCAACTTTTGTAAACTTCAGAATCTTTCAATTGACGAC from Prevotella nigrescens harbors:
- a CDS encoding helix-turn-helix domain-containing protein, producing the protein MPYLDHQPEDTWQKRLFDKLKNVEDKLDRLLVLREQEIDTTIRPPLKPEYLDIIDVSKILKVEQKTIYNWVWAGKIPYLKANGRLLFLREEIDEMLQKRDLW
- a CDS encoding bifunctional DNA primase/helicase, which translates into the protein MNIKEEILEHTNRGLEIFSFYMPIDFVPKRNFRNPLYEDRRASCNIYFDTRSKCYRMKDFGNEMYSGDCFWFAAAIQGLDMQRDFMRVLKMIINDLQLNIPLPYHDWSEKSKSNANIPPKPPISMNASKQAGSKKWFRIAEQSYKDNELGFWARYGIGTKTLQRFQVKSIARFESVSNQGKAYTIHSSSEEPMFCYSMRNFVKVYRPFSKMRFLYGGEKAEDYVFGFEQLPNKGDILFITGGEKDVLSLSAHHFNAICFNSETAQIPESIIESLLLRFRHIILLYDTDETGLREAERQTEVLSAYKVLTLTLPLQGIKSEKDISDYFALGHTEKELRGLLSAMLSQIYTQTIMMLRSCEIDYDNPPDASMSVVAVNGVPLGTQGNLFCITGGEGTGKSNYVAAILTGTLGTERLPAERTLGLEITPNPNGLAVLHYDTEQSEAQLHKNLGKTLQRASLKTVPEFYHSLYLASLSRKDRLKLIRESMDLFHHKHGGIHLVVIDGIADLIRSANDETESIAIVDELYRLAGIYNTCIICVLHFVPNGIKLRGHIGSELQRKAAGILSIEKDDNPEYSVVKALKVRDGSPLDVPMMLFGWDKAEDMHVYHGEKSKEDKEKRKTDELIGVVKEAFRSSLKLSYQELCEILMREMEIKERTAKKYIAYMKEQRILAQDTNGNYQKGELCRT